From the Diadema setosum chromosome 3, eeDiaSeto1, whole genome shotgun sequence genome, the window AAAGAAACTCTGCCAAATGATATCgtaactaataaaaaaaaaaaaaaaaacaccaacacaGTTTGCATACACAGCCCATTGGCACGCAAGATGTATGTACAACGGTGCCAGAGGGCTACATGACCTCATGCACAGTGCAGTGCATGAACAGGTGCGAGTGTACAGATCCCAAACTGCAAGCTTATAGAAAATTCATAAATAACTACATTAGTTCCCAACACGAAATTCTAGTTTTCATATCGGATATGATCGTCTCGAATGCTAACAGCATTccaaaattttcactgtttaAATTACAaggcacattaaaaaaaaagaatgcttttGTAACGAAATCTATTTCACAAGTATGTGTCAATAACTTAGATCAGAGTAAActcaacaacaacgacaacaacaataacagtaaCAACAGCACGGTACGATGAATTGAAAGCAGAACTGTTTTTTCGTTAATCCCTCCCAATTCAATAGTCGCagttttacatgttttgtatGTTACACTaatataaaaattatgatatgttataTATCAGCATACCGTTCCGATGTATTCAAAAATAGCCAAATTCAATCCTTTTTAAAGTGGTCTTTGACTGCAAAAACTTTGTCCAGTGACAAGCTGCAATGATCACCATCCAAGAAGACAATctatcacttttttcttctttgaaatattatgcaacaaGCACAAATTTCATACAGAAAGGCGCAGATGAGTTGTGTAAAAGAAGCAAGGCAAATCCAAATATCACCGAAAAATACgggaaaaaagtgataatgtcaTAGGTATCACTTACATGCTTGGTGATGTGTCTATTGCACTGGCTACTGATTACATACATTTTGCTTGATGacgtatttttttgttttgttgtgttttgggttttttcgTTTTTGCTGATGACGCACTGAATAACAACCTCTATTCAGTCTATtcagaagatgaaaattatgtGACAATGCATCACAGAACCAGCAAAAAATGGCCAGACAAGGATTGTCATAGTTGAGGGCAGACTCCGAAAGAGCACACTTTGTACGCTTTAATTGAAATAATtcataactcaattcaaatggacctTTCTAACCTGTCCGAGTGACTGGAAGGAAGTACAAATTGTGGAAAGTgttcactgagaaaaaaaggccTTGAAGAAGTAATAGggtctatttttattttttcttctaatttcacCCTCTGTTATGGGGTATGACATACCTAATATCAAAACTAATATCCAGAAGAACAatggctctttcagaaaacatacAGACACAAAAACGATAGACCGGGTTGactttttagaactattttgattTCTCAAGCAAAGTCGGGTCGTACGACATTTTACCCAATGATTTTTTCGTGAAAGTTTACATATTATTTTCACCTGAAGAATACAACACCAGTACTACACATCATTGTAAGACACAAATGTGTAAGATACGTTGTCTTTTCCCAATAGTCTACTGTGAATAGATTCACCACACATATAGAAATGACATTTGTGTTCGAGAACATTACGATTTTTTCCTTCCATAGTACTTTGATAGCAAACTGATTACAATACTAATCCTTAAAATACTCTGTTTAAGAAATCAGTACCTCTGTCCAATTGATTCTTGTTAAGTCCGTTGATCATTTTCCGTCATGTTTGTCTTTGATTGGAACTATCCAGACAAATTTTGGACGAAAATGTCAAGATTGTACGAAGCCTGCTGGAAAAAACACACGATATTCCATAGTGTTTTCATAATGTGCTCACAGAGTCGAATTGAAGGGTGTGACAATGATATCACACTTTCGTGTGATTTCTCGTGGAAAGTTCACAGAGTAATCTTCCGTTTCACTCTGTGGATTGATGTGAACAAAGTGTGCAcaatgtgaaaacgctcgaaatTAACAGcgtgaaaatatttcacattttgccTCGTACTATGTGACAtcgtggtgttttttttttttttttttggggggggggggggaaggggagaaaGCTTTAAATTAAATTGTTTTTATCACGTTTATTTGTCTtacctttcatttattttctctagatctatctatcatcatacaaaatcatttcaaagtaACAAAAATCATTTGCACAAAGAAGGATAATTACCAGAGAGTAAATCTTATCTACACTCATCATCGATGTCATGCTGACCAACCTTATATGTCGTACTCTACAACTAGGCTTAACTATTTCAGATTAGGGTGTGTCATAGCAATTGGATAAATTCATTCTGGCCTCCAGTAGCTTTACCTCTAAGCATTTCTACTCAACTCAGACGTTTTATACCGGCTTGACTTTCATCTCCACAAACGTGAGTGGCTGGCTGCCTGTGGGCCATATTCTCCAAAACAGGTCCCCTGCATTCTGAGATCCTCCTTGGTAGACACCATTGAGATTGGACTGGCCACACCCATTATACCACCATCCACCTGTCGCAGAGGTGCAAGAGACGTTTTCGTTGGGGTCGTTGAATCGATCCCCTGTGCTGAAGGGGGATCCGCTGTGCGCGGTCAGAGCATCCCCTGGGAAACACAGGCAAGCAAAGCAGTGGAAGCAAAAGTGGCAAATAATTAGCAGACAATAATAACCACGCAAAGAAATCGAGATATGGCATAGGCAACTTATCTCCCACCCTCCTCCTCCCTTGATTCTCTCTATCCATAATCTAGGCCAGTTTTACCATTATTGCAATTTTCCCCCATCAAcattactgttgttgttttttttttttggcatagatATTAATTGGAGAAGGATGTTGTACACCCCTGTTCTTCATCTTTATATTCGTAGCATACAATTATGGTTACACGTTATTGTCATCTGTTGTAATTGTAGTTTCTTTACTGGAACATGCGTAAgttcattcaaattatttttaagaaaaactacaacaacaagTGTGATTTTAAAGAAAGGGCATGTTAATAACACATACTTTCCAGTGCTTTCGAATAATGATGTATATCAGTAGGAATGacagagataaaaagaaaacaaaatctattTCATATTGTTCGTGTTCATACATGCTTGTCTTTACCTCCATTTCCCTCATACTGGGAAACTGTAAGTCGATAATAATTCTCGGCATTATCTAAAGCAAAGCTGCTGTATTTGGCGTATCGTCTGTTTCCGCCATCGTCCTCGATATCGATGCGAAGTtgaaatgacctttgacccagtATCCGACGAAGGGGCTCGTTGCCCAACCAGTGGTTTCGGTCTAGATCGCCGAAACCAGATGTATAGTCCTCCCAGCTTCGAGAAAAGTTGCCTTCGCTGTCTACACGACGCTGGAAAACCTACACATATTGGATGAAGAAAAATTATGTGCAAAGACCTTCAGATGAAAATTTCTTCGACGTAAATGCTCACGCAAATTAATGACACGACTTACGCGGATTCCTTCATTCTTAAATGAGGTCTAGGAGCTTGATATCGTAAACATCCTGATTTGTAGAAAGAAACTGTTAGAAACGACTGAATACACATAAAATGTAATTGAGCTTGAGATGAAAGTGCTTTCAGCATGTTCTATTTTGCGGAATATACAAGACAATTCAAAGATTTATTGACTATTTGTTTGAAACTGATTACTTCCACGCGAGCATTGTTTACCTATataaagttatatatatatatatatatatatatatatatatatatatatgtatatttgtgtgtgtgtgtgtgtgggggggggggtgtgttcATTTACTAACCGTCCATCCACCTCCGTCAGTGTCCATATCACAGTAAGCACGAATCGGTTGGTCATCAGAATCAACAGGTCTCAATGAGTAGATGCCACTCGAATGCAGTCCGTTGTTATGCAAATCAGAACAGTCGAGGTCCAAGAAACCTGAAGGGAACGGCATGAAttaaaccgaaaaaaaaaaatcggagcAAAGATGGCTTGACTTTAAAGTAGggaaacacacgcacacgcacaagcacacacatacacgcacatgtaatataggttttcccggccaatttcgcacttttgtcagtccaattcctaattgctgcattcaatttagcgaaatttagcgtagatgacatgttcggtagttcaattttatgatctcttcattcaaattcattttggagcattcaaattacctttagcctcattttaattaacactttttcaattgaaattcgtaaaacaagcaccatttcgttattcgttcgttcaatttagaatgatatagtcacgtgatcacggacatgccgcactcgttcattcaaattcatttttaggcatccaatttaacatcttttgcagtcaatttagcactcatgtttatgctttggttctttcttcattttttttttgtcaacatagttattgttttgaaaGCGCCATTACATTTGATATTTTCGTACttattttagagattttggcaaccgTTTTTTCTTCATTAATGTGCTTAGTGGTTCTTCCAGTCCGAGGATATAGTGCatcatgtggccacaacttatctggccgttgagtgctttattccgagtgtgtcggccagttctaggaagtcgaggttatgatcatcatttaatgttcctataattctttttctgtcttcttgagaaatacgtctgtatctaacttgtgctgtcTGTAATCTATAGTATTATACTACTAtaatctgtagtattggtacatgtaggcctaaaatagcatgtatgaaagagaaggggcgttacagaacaacaaactcgagcTACATATGGtgaaaaaatatgatacttttactgcttaacagtgcgtggatgaaacaaaaagtcacatagaaatacgcgtaatgttatcaccttttcaagacagaaataacatgacgttaatttgaatgaacatgttaggaatttgactgcccatacgcgaaattgaatgactgaaatacccctttcgCCCAGTgttggcgaatttgaatgactgaagagcacgtgccaatttgaatgctcgttttacgaattcgaaagacacatgtgcaaatttcattgatcgaaatgctaaattgaacgaccaacttgcaatttcgaatgacagaatgtgcagtgacgaggattttcgctaaattgaatgaaccttttatgaaatggactgacaaaagtgcgaaattggccgggaaaacctatattaattATGgttcatatatttgtgtgtgagtgcgtgcgCAGGTCCGTTACAACAATACAGTGATAATTATGGAAAACAGGACTCGAATGGAATTCTACAGTATTGCAATTAAcacaagaagagaaaaaaaagttcaatatAAAGTTTAGCGAGGATATCACTACCTTTTTCTAGGCCTATGCCCGGTTTGGAAATATGATTTAatcaaaatgtctttttaagaGGTCGTCGTCTTGTAAAGACAACATACGCTTACAGAAAGCTCCAGCACAAATTcaatcaattttgttttcttttctattttttaatgcaaccaaaacaaacaaacaaaacaaacaatataaacCTTGCAGAACTGACCAGACTACAACAATAAAAAGGGTTCACTAAACAAGTCACCTTAAACTATCTGCCATAATTGAATAACAAAAGAAGATGGATGTCTCAAATTCAATCAAGTTTCATAATGATAGGATATTCATGCACTCACCTAATGTATGTTACGTAcaggtatgtatgtatttatggaTGGATGTTTGTATTTACGTATGTCtttatgttcttcttttttatactgTACTTATTATCATGTAAACACTGATAGGGCCCGAATTTTGCAGAGGCATATGCAAAATCCTCTGAGAGGCAGCTAGGATGAGAAAGGTTCGGGAAGATGATGCTATCAACTGTAAAGGAGTAAGGACAGCCACCTTGAACTTAGTGTTAACACCAAACATTAAATCAAACAAGGGGATGATTATGCTGTGAATGGATGCAACGACAGCATTCATTTTCGTATACCGCGCTGAAAAATTTTCGatcgtgtatttttttttaaatttatttacttatttatttatttatttatttatctattattattattatcattattattattattattattttttttttttttggggggggggggggctttttttttcgttttataaAGTAGAGGTGCAAGGATGTCATACCAAGGACTTCAGTTCGGAGATATGCATTATTGATGGTCGTGAGTTGATAGATCCTTACAAATCTGGAAGCAGTAGGATCGGGAAAAAGCACCATAACCACACTTTCAAAGTCGTAGTTCGTGGCATACACCTGCAAAATCAACATAATCATGCAAATATATAATAAATGTAAACGTCATTCAAACATATTCAATTTTATCAAACTAACGCAGAAGAAAAACGTTtcatcataaaaaaagagaTTTCACAGCTACAAATGATGTCAAAATACCCTTTTTTTGCATAAAGGGCCTTAGAAAAATCATTAGGCGGGTCTGCACAGACATTGTAGACATGGTTTCAAACTATGCAGCTATCTCAGCAATGGAAAATGATAGATAGCTAGAAATGTGTGTATTGGTTTCCTAAGATAGTGATCTACAAAACTAGGATGAAAATTTTGGACAACACAACAATGGAATTTaaatatacatatgaagagtttgtttgcaaacaccgataagtccatttttggagattttgaagtacggtctctgtcataaagtacaaaataataccttttaaatgatatattggtcactacatttcaaggtacatttttgaagttatggtcaaaagaagcgattttttttattattctctttatttttcttgacctttaatcgcaaatatctccatttgacaaatagggactcatcggtttttgcaaacaaactcttcatatataattttatCAGATTCCCTTAGTTTATATTTGATGATATAGttatgttgttggttttttgaatgaaattttacgTTTGGCATCGAATATTGTTATCTTTGAAATTTATCAGAGGGAGAATTTTGTTGGATCGTGACAATTTTCTATTTGTTCTCTTCAAAATGGTATGTATCATGATATAAACGCCGGAAATATATTTTCGAATAACCCCCTTTATACACATagacacgcacgcacacacgcacacacacacaaatagggGCCAAAAATGCTGAGTTTATCAGATAATACCTTCCAAGTGATTGCTAAAATAGAGATATGTTTATCCTGTTGTCCTATTTATTCTACAGAGCACCACCGGGTGAGATGTAAGACCCTAAACTTAAAGAAGAAAAGTTGCCTTTCTCAGTAAGCACTTTTAAACGGGGTCTACTTTCCTTCTATTATTTAGATAAGTAAGGATAGTCTATTTGGGTTGAGTTATATGTGACTATGCATCAAAAAGCCAACGAAAAGTCGCAAATCAAGATTTTACGTGATAACATAATATATACTAGATGAATTGCCCATTCAAGTTTTAAAGTTGTATACATTGTCTGAAagatcaatttgtttgtttgtttgtttgatttatttatttttcttccaacacaatttcatacataaatcaagattctttttaactatacacagcccagtcgctgtacatggtacgtcgcgacagggctgtacgagcgcgaccaccaaccactaggagagcgacataatcgtatcacgatagctttgaattttgatacttaacatcatttttgtcacctcaaactcatcgagtatactcttcaatatttactctacatctgatgctatcagtattcaaatgtacgcaatgaaacttaccgaaattgatcatcgtatccagcatgtccacacggttcacaatctttcacgccaggcctaactatacacagcccagtcgctgtacatggtacgtcgcgacgtactgatagcatcagatgtagagtaaatattgaagagtatacgcgatgagtttgaggtaacaaaaatgatgttaagtatcaaaattcaaagctatcgtgatacgattacgtcgctctcctagtggttggtggtcgcgctcgtacagccctgtcgcgacgtaccatgtacagcgactgggatgtgtatagttagattcttttcagtaatatcacatagAAAGTCAGTAAagcagattacaatgtacatgatttaaagaagcaaaaaaaaaaatataaatcgTCATACCAAATTTCCTAATAATTACCTTAGAAATTATGCGGAATAAGGATGTAAATCCAAAGTTTGGGTTCATAAATGAAATAggaaatcgatttttttttcattttttttttcgagagctcttttctttttaaatgaagAAATACGTGGTCACGTATGTcgtagaggccccttttcatttcttaaaccctttacacactctCCTCTTTCaacattaataacttttgaaaagataatgacTCTTCTGTCGCGTGATTAGTCTCCTTATTACTTAGATCAGCACAGTCGGGACGTCGGCGCGCCAGCCTGAATGCTATCGCCAAGTGCGCGTCGTTCgtttatgtacatacataacaTACATAACACAGCGTTACATGGAGGCAGACATCTTAAAATCACCTGATTATCTTGACATCACCTGACAAATTTACGACGCGTTGATTGGATAAAGGGGAGGAATggcatattacaaaaaaaaaaaaaaagacgtttgTCAGTCTCTGCCACAAAACACTGATTTCAGACTAATATAGAGCAAACATGTTACAATGCGGTGTACTACAAACTTAACCTATTTGTAGACTGACAAAATGCAAATCGATTTCCATTAAAGTAAAAGAATGAATCTCATTCTAATCTGTGAACAATCTCTCGTAAACATCATTAAGGAATGCTGAATTATTCTTTAATTTGAATAGGGAATATTCATTGAAGAAACCTGTCCagttttagaaaaagaaaaataccctTGTATTTAAAAATCTTGAGCTGTCAAATTTCGACACGCGGTTCCATGGCGTAGCTACTTCTGACCTACGGAGGGGATAAATATATCGTTCTTTACTTCTTATAACTTTTGTTGTCTGTACTACCTTGTAAGATCCACAATGTGTTTGCCCAACGTCCTCCCACGTTGTGCCGTCATTTGAAAGTGATGCCTTTATTGTCGTTCCAAATTCGGAGGCGGTGAATCGTCCCTGTACCAAAACCCCCGTAATC encodes:
- the LOC140246849 gene encoding techylectin-5B-like, which codes for MPFPSGFLDLDCSDLHNNGLHSSGIYSLRPVDSDDQPIRAYCDMDTDGGGWTVFQRRVDSEGNFSRSWEDYTSGFGDLDRNHWLGNEPLRRILGQRSFQLRIDIEDDGGNRRYAKYSSFALDNAENYYRLTVSQYEGNGGDALTAHSGSPFSTGDRFNDPNENVSCTSATGGWWYNGCGQSNLNGVYQGGSQNAGDLFWRIWPTGSQPLTFVEMKVKPV